TTTTGACGGTCGGAAAGCGACTCCAGAGGGAGGAACTGCCCATCAGTTATAAGGCCTCTGAGCTCATAAATATTGTCGAACACGATGCCAGTGCTGTGGATTTCATCAGTGTAGTAAATGTAAAGCTTCCCACCCAAGACACACGTCTTTGCATGCTCCACTGTATTCTCCCACATTCTGTTGGACATTCCACTTCCAAGGATCTATATTGTGAACGACACCATGAGaaacagaaaatgaagaaaaaccaaactcaaagaaagaatgagcattggaaaaggaaagagaaatgtGTTTATGGTATTGAAAACGAGATAAATCCTTACACTTCTTAGTCTCTGTTGATCCTTGACAAGAAGGCGGAGGAAATCTTCAACAGTGACAATTTCAGCCTTGATTAACTTTTTGTGCAGTGCTCCATCCTTAGCTATTCTATCCAATCTCCAAACTTCGTCATGCAAAGCAGGAGGGTAATGCTTCTTGTATACTGAATTACAAAAGGAATCATTTCCTTTAAATAAGTTTTGCACGAATTTCATGAAAGAAAGAGACAATGCTGAAAATTCACTTAGAACCTAAATATATGCATAGCCATAGAACTAGCAACAGAAAACTCGTACTAAAATATGAGAGCTCTCAGaactttacaaaaaaaagttgTGTAAGAAAATTTCTGCAGAagatctgacttctttacttttAACTGTATGTGCTCAAGTTGTCATAGAGTAATCctcatttaaaattgaaaatatgagGTGAGGTCGCTCACTCCCTACTGCAATTAATAGACATTACCAACCATCATCTGCCAGATCATACCATAAAGCACGGTGCCTTCCCTATGATATCACCAAAGAGAGAGCAGTTGGGGAATTCAACTGTTTCTCATTTAAATGAAGTTCTTCATGATAGCTGGTTTTGTAAATGATAGAAACCAACTTATTCTTAGATAAAGGAATCACTCGACCCTCGATCCTGACTGGCCTAAAATGCAAAATGTTCCATCTAGGCTGAAGTAGCCTAGTAGCAACAGTTTAAAAACTTACATTCACCCCTGTGATCTTTCACCGCAAAAGCCTCTGTTTTAGCCTCAAGAATTTGAATTCCCTCACAATATCCAGGGGCAACCTTAATGCCAAGCCTAAACTTCCTGCTCCTTATCCAGCTAGAATTGTCAGTGAAAGTAAGATCTCCCAGAGTTCCTATGCCTTCCTTGAGGATCACCTGTATATCCCCAGTTAGAAGTGGTCTTTTCCCTTCACGTTCCTTTACTTCATGGCTTTCAAACTGCTCTTTGGTCCAAGCTTCATCTGCCTCCTCATTGAAATCTCCTTCAAGCACCACAACGTTCAGTTTGGCTTCTGATTCCGGCCCAGTTTGCACAACACTGCCTGTATTCAGGTCTAGCAAGACAACGTGGATGGTTGCTCCTTGCTCTCCCTCAACCTTGCCACCTGTGAATAGGTGAGGTGGCattcttgttttgaaatgaaGTTGCAGGTTTTTTCCACATGGGCCTTGTATTCTTGGTGGAGACCTACCATTGGGAAAGACAATCATTCAGTTTATAATTGGTTGATATAATCAGTTGGATAAAGTCACATGAAGAACTTATACGTCACAATGTTATCTATTCTTCTCTTTGTCTAGCAGTTCATATATGCCATGCATAAACTTAAACTACAAGTTGCAGTCGTGAATTCTTCATTAACTTAATCCgcaaataattataaatgaaCCGTCTGAATATCAAACATATAGGTTTGAACATCTTATCTCCCACTAGAATTACAACTATCATATCTTGGATAAGTTATACAAACTTTTATTTCATAAGCTTGCCTCTGCACTCATGAATCATGAGGAAGATCACAAAGAGGTCAATGAAACCCAGGAAGTTGAGTGTATGTCTGGCTTTGCTTCTGTAATTAACCTTATAGATACACATTCTATGTCCTGCAACAGTCTCAGTATCAGGTTCATCATGATGTTTAtcgatctaaaaaaaaaatcctgataATGCATGTTTCCATGAGGACCCTTTAGCAGGCTCATTGAAGTGACTTCAGTTGATTCTCTAACtattatcattaaattttaATGCTGGAACTCACCTTCCAGCCAGTGGAGAATGTCCTAGCTTTGTCAAAGCACGCTCCACTTCTTCGCTGACCTGCATTTATGAAAATAGCAGAATTAATGAGAAACCTCAACATAG
This is a stretch of genomic DNA from Carya illinoinensis cultivar Pawnee chromosome 15, C.illinoinensisPawnee_v1, whole genome shotgun sequence. It encodes these proteins:
- the LOC122295896 gene encoding calmodulin-binding protein 60 E-like isoform X2; the protein is MESSRSNRVEKRGLEQGVEDDDEHGHGAKKPKLPALASVIVEAVKVDSLQRLCSSLEPLLRKIVSEEVERALTKLGHSPLAGRSPPRIQGPCGKNLQLHFKTRMPPHLFTGGKVEGEQGATIHVVLLDLNTGSVVQTGPESEAKLNVVVLEGDFNEEADEAWTKEQFESHEVKEREGKRPLLTGDIQVILKEGIGTLGDLTFTDNSSWIRSRKFRLGIKVAPGYCEGIQILEAKTEAFAVKDHRGELYKKHYPPALHDEVWRLDRIAKDGALHKKLIKAEIVTVEDFLRLLVKDQQRLRSILGSGMSNRMWENTVEHAKTCVLGGKLYIYYTDEIHSTGIVFDNIYELRGLITDGQFLPLESLSDRQKISVDTLVKRAYENWHQVVEYDSKVLNSLASNKNGISPAPIADHNYATDRNITTLQNSQQYSPELSTQSHYNNQSVPQLIEFPFVRSSQTPVMTLNKQAVLSGSIDCMSAGTPAVGGSYFSGDWSQPRNEQGSEDVFAEEIRLRSSEMLESDDMQRLLKTYSMGVDVGMGVGFGHPDEACFSYSVEYAPQMDRTSRHEHGRSSGKAVVGWLKLKAALRWGIFVRKRAAERRAQLTEID
- the LOC122295896 gene encoding calmodulin-binding protein 60 E-like isoform X3 — protein: MLIICSRLIFVNSVIVEAVKVDSLQRLCSSLEPLLRKIVSEEVERALTKLGHSPLAGRSPPRIQGPCGKNLQLHFKTRMPPHLFTGGKVEGEQGATIHVVLLDLNTGSVVQTGPESEAKLNVVVLEGDFNEEADEAWTKEQFESHEVKEREGKRPLLTGDIQVILKEGIGTLGDLTFTDNSSWIRSRKFRLGIKVAPGYCEGIQILEAKTEAFAVKDHRGELYKKHYPPALHDEVWRLDRIAKDGALHKKLIKAEIVTVEDFLRLLVKDQQRLRSILGSGMSNRMWENTVEHAKTCVLGGKLYIYYTDEIHSTGIVFDNIYELRGLITDGQFLPLESLSDRQKISVDTLVKRAYENWHQVVEYDSKVLNSLASNKNGISPAPIADHNYATDRNITTLQNSQQYSPELSTQSHYNNQSVPQLIEFPFVRSSQTPVMTLNKQAVLSGSIDCMSAGTPAVGGSYFSGDWSQPRNEQGSEDVFAEEIRLRSSEMLESDDMQRLLKTYSMGVDVGMGVGFGHPDEACFSYSVEYAPQMDRTSRHEHGRSSGKAVVGWLKLKAALRWGIFVRKRAAERRAQLTEID